A region of the Vibrio sp. YMD68 genome:
TAAACAGCATTCCACCGCACTCGCCTCTGGCGACAAAACGTGTGTTGATTGCCACAAAGGTATCGCACACAAACTGCCAGACATGCATGGTGTCGAAGGCTGGCAATAAGGAGCAGAATATGAGTACATTTGAATCTGTGATTTGGCACATTCTAGGCTATAGTGCGATGCCAGTAATCATACTAGGTGGTTTCATTGGTGTGGCCGCGGTAAGCATATGGCTACTGTCGTTAGGTAAAGATAAAGAAGTCTAGCCTCGATTCGACCAACAATAAAAAAGCCACCAGACGGTGGCTTTTTGCTGAATGGCCTAGATCTCTCGGCGACTTTACTTTTAGCCACTTTACTTCCGAGTCACGTTTTTATTGCTGATCCACTTTACTGCTGAGTCACTTTATTACTTGGAAAACTTGTTACCTACAAAACCTGTCACCTGGAAAACCTGTTACCTGGAAAGCTTTAGCTATTTGGGTAACCGTTTGGGTTTGAAGACTGCCAACGCCATGTATCTTGAGTCATTTCCTCTAGTGAACGTTTCGCACTCCACTCTAGATCGTTAATGGCTTTACTTGGATCCGCCCAACACTCGGCGATGTCACCCGCACGTCGTTCAACCACTTTATACGGCACAGGTTTGCCTGATGCTGCTTCAAAAGCAGAAACCATCTCAAGTACACTGTAACCATTACCAGTACCAAGGTTATAAATATGCAGCCCTTGCTTCTCGCCCACCTTATTCAACGCAGCAATATGGCCGTCGGATAAATCCATAACGTGAATATAATCTCGCACGCCAGTACCATCGCTAGTTGGGTAATCATTGCCAAACACCGACAAATACTCTCGACGACCTACCGCAACCTGAGAAACAAAAGGCATCAGGTTATTCGGAATACCTTGTGGATCTTCCCCCAAAAGCCCGGTTGGATGAGAGCCGACAGGGTTAAAATAACGCAGTAAAGTGATACTCCAATCTTCATTCGCTTTTTGAAAATCAGCCAAACACTCTTCAACCATTAATTTACTTCGACCATAAGGGTTCGTCGCACTGGTTGGAAAATCTTCGGTAATAGGCACTGAAGCGGGATCACCGTAAACCGTTGCAGAGGAGCTAAAGACTAGGCTTTTTACATTCGTTTGGCGCATAGCATCCACTAAGACCAAGGTGCCATTCACATTATTGTCGTAATACTCTAATGGCTTCTCGACAGATTCTCCAACGGCTTTTAATCCCGCGAAATGAATCACGCTCTCGATGTTGTGTTCGTTTAAAACCTGAATGAGCAGATCTCTATCACGCACATCGCCTTCCACAAACTTAGGGCGAGTACCCGATACTTTTTCAATACGCTCTAATACGCTGCTCTTACTGTTGTACAGATTATCAAAAATAATCGGTGTCATGCCTGATTCAATCATTTGAATACACGTATGGCTGCCTATGTAGCCCATACCACCAGTTACTAAAACGTTCATGTCACCTACCCTTATGATTTTTCTTGATTATATACAAAGATAACTACGCCTAACAGGAAAAGGACCTTAGCATCTAATCTGTATTACCAATGAGAACATATTTTCCTTTCCCTGAGGATTTCGCTTGATACATCGCCCTGTCCGCCGTCTTTAAAATAGTATCGAGGCTGTGTGTCGAATCGTTGATATGGCAAGCACCCACACTGACACCAATTGTCATCACCTGCCCATTGTAAACAATATTTTCAGACAGGAGATGAATCAGTCGTTCCGAAAACTGTCCAATGCTTGACTTAAGGCAAGGGTTAATCACCACGACAAACTCATCGCCGGATAAACGAGCGACAAGATCTTGAGAACGAACTTGAGACAGCAGTCTCTGTGAAACTTGCCGTAGCACTTCGTCCCCCGCGTCATGTCCGTATGTGTCGTTGACCTGCTTAAAGCCATCAAGATCAAGATAAAGTAACGCAAAGCCTTGTTGGTTATCTCTTACATTGGTAATAACTTCGTCCAGGACACGGTACAGATGGGCTCGGTTAGCAAGGCCAGTTAAAGAGTCATGATGAGCTAAGTATTCTAACCGCTCAAGTTCTTTAATATTTGATAAATCAGTCAGCATGAACACCCAATCATAGATGGAATCTTTGTCACTACTGACTATCCGGTTGACTTTGACAAACATTGGTACTAGGTTGCCGTTGCGATGCTTCTCTGATATCTCGCCTTGCCATTGTCCGTAATTGACGACCGATTCAGTAATGAGCGGCATTAATGAGGCGGCTTGGTGCCAATCCATCACGTCTTCTGGGCGACACTCGACTAACTGATCTTGGGTATAGCCCAACAGCTGTGTTACTGCCGGATTGATCATCGTGATATAACCATCTTGATTGATCACCATCACCCCATCTTGACTATTCTCGACCACACCAGCCGCTAAGCGTTGGCGGCTCAGAACTGACTGGATTTTTGTGACATCTTGAATAGCGAATAAAAATTGCCCTTCTCTAGACAGTTTACGACAAGTGATTTCTAACCTTTGTTCATGGTTAAATATGTCTTTCCTGATCAGTAATACATCATCAAACTCGTTACCACTTAAGATCCTTTTGTGCAGCTGGCTCTGCTTATCTACGTTGATCACATCAAGAAGGTTAGCCCCTGTGAGATAAGCAGGGGTGCATTTGAACACATCATTGCAAGCCGCATTGAAATGGAGAATATTTCCTTTGTCATCAACAACAATTAAACCATGCTGCACCGTTTCAACAACTTCATTCACAAAGGATTTTTCCTGCTCCAACTTATCCAATGTATAAACGACTTGGCGCTCTCTCTCACTGATCCTGTCGAGCATGGTGTTAAATGCACTCACCAGATCGCCAATTTCATCGCTAGACGAAACTTCAATCCGCTCATTTTTACCGTCATGGTTAATATAGGTGCCTATGGCTTGGTTTAGAGCAAATACAGGGGTCAATATGAATTTTTCAATCAAACGGTACAGACCAAAACCGGCAATAACCAGTAGCAATAAAGAAAAATATCCATTCAATAATACGCGATTGTACAACTGCTTGAACGTTGCCTTACTGACCGTTACTCTCAGCCTAGCAATGGTTTTCTCTTTTAACTTGACCGGCGTCAGCACATAAATGAAATCACCGGATGAAGAGAAGCCAGATGATAGGATTTCTTTTTGTTGTTCGACGTTAGGAGTGGGAGTCGATGCTCCTTGCTGTTGATACATACCCAGTAAATCGCCGTTGACACTGTACAACTTAACTTTCAGTACATTCTCATCGGCAGAAAAGACAGACAAGGTTTCGCCAACAACAGCGGGATCATTGAGTAGAAGGGTAGTTTGAAGATTAAGCGCAATACTGCTGGCAACGACATCAATACGCTCTAAAAGCGCATTCTTTTGCATTGTATAAGTCGCAATAAAGCCATAGCCTTGGGCCACGATATAAGTGATGAAGACAAACAATATAATCGGAATCGTCAGCTTATTTCGCAGTGAAAGATACCGCACCATCTCGTCCTCCTTTCATCAATGACATTTAAATAGTTTACTTGACCGTATACCACGCGACTTATATCTCTTTCTTATGCAGACTTTTCTTCTGCTGACTTGTTCTGCACTCTTCTTGTGTATCTCAATATAAAGCAGGACCCGAGCTTCGCAACAGGGAGACCTATGGCTGAAAAGGCAACAAGCAACAAGCAACAAGCAACAAGCAACAAGCAACAAGCAACAAGCAACAAGCAACAAGCAACAAGCAAAAAATAACCTGATTGGTACTTATATCACCGTATTTTATGCCGTTTTACTTATTATTAGTGATAACTAATAGGTAACATACATGACTCAAGATTAAACAACTAGGGCTACAAATGACACAAGTAACGATTACTCTAAATTGTGACATGGGCGAAAGTTTCGGCGAGTGGAAGATGGGCGCCGATGAACAAGTGATGCCTCACATTAATATGGCAAACATCGCTTGCGGATTTCATGCCTCAGATCCCAGTATTATGAGCCATACTATCGAGTTAGCGTTACAGCATCAGGTGTCTATTGGTGCACACCCTAGCTATCCTGATCTGCAAGGATTTGGGCGTCGCTCTATCCCATTCGAGCCTCAACAACTGACCGATTTATTGATCTACCAAATTGGTGCTTTAAAAGCCTTATGCGAGAGTAAGAACACGTCCTTAGATTATGTTAAACCGCATGGGGCTCTTTATAACGACATGCAAACGAACATAACGATCTTTGAAGCCGTTGTTGATGCTGTTTCATGCTTTCATATTCCTCTCATGACGTTAGCCTCGCCACATAATCAACCTAAGCTTGATATCGCAGATCGCTATGATGTGCCTCTGTTATTCGAAGCATTTATTGATAGAACGTATCTTGCCAATGGACTGCTCGCCCCGAGAAACCTAAGTGGCGCGGTTTTATCACACCAAGAAGACATATTGAACCAACTTAAACAGATCTTGAATTACCAGAAAGTGACCACTCTTGATGGTTTTGTTATCCCCATTGACGCTGACACCCTATGTGTCCATGGTGATAATCCAGATTCGATAGAGCTTATTAAAGAAATAGCTCAATTAATTAGCTCTCATTCAAAGTGAAACGTGATGACTCAAACCATACAGGGAGTATAATTTGACGTATTCTTATACCATTACACCCGTTGCAGAATGCTCGATCTTAGTCACGTTTGACGCGGATCCTTCATCCCATTTGTCTCTTTTTATCGGAGCCATTACTCACTCGTTAGCTCAATCCTATTCTGATTGGATAATGAATATCACGCCATCCTACAATACGATTCTCATTGATTACCTCCCTCACCGCATTGAGCTTACTGAGTTTTTAGCCAAGATGAATTCCCATATCATCAGCCAAGAGAATCAACCTACCCATTTTAGTTATGATACGGTGATTCTTCCTGCCTATTACGACCTATCTGTTGGGGCAGATCTGACCGAGTATATAAGCGATGGTCTCTCTTTAGAGAAGATCATTGAGCTGCATACCGAGGTTGATTACACGGTCTCTGCGATTGGTTTTACTCCTGGCTTCGCATTTTTATCTGACGTTCATCCGTTATTACGAAAACCGAGAAAAGCCTCCCCTAGACTGAGCGTACCTAAAGGCAGTATAGCCATTGCTAATAAGCAAACTGCAGTTTACCCCAACGCTTCTCCAGGTGGATGGAACATCATAGGCAATTGCCCCATCAACCTCTGTGAGCCATCTAAAGAGCCGATGACACCTTTCTTGATAGGTCAAACCGTTAGATTTAGACCCATTTCCAAACAAGAGTTTATATCGCTAGGTGGTGTGATCCCCGACGAGGACATGCAATGAAACAACACAATAGTGCTTTGAAAGTGGTTAAACCCGGTCCGTTAACTCTTATTCAAGATTTCGGCCGCTTTGGGTGCAGCCATCTCGGGCTGACTCAGGGCGGGCCTGTGGATGATTATGCTTATAGTTGGGCTAACCATTTATTAGGTAATACGGTGAACAGCCCTGCATTAGAAATAACGCTCGGTCAGGCGGAGTTTGAAATTCTCAATGATTGTACACTCGCCATTACTGGCGCAAACCAGCAAGTCACGCTTGATGGCAATACCGTTACAAATTGGTCAACGTTTAATGCCAACAAAGGGCAACGACTAAAATTCGGGCTCACGAAGAATGGCCTACGAACCTATCTAGCCATTGTCGGTGGTTTTAAGGCTTTAGATCATTTTGGCAGCTGCGCGACGGTCGTGCGAGACGGTGTTGGCGGGCTGAGTCAAGATGGCCAACCCATTGACACCGGTGATGTTTTTCAATGTAAACCGCACCATCAACATAAAAAGCCCATACAACTGACTTTTCGATACACCCCAAACTATGATCTGCCGCTGAAGTTACGGGTAATAGAAAGCTACCAAAGTGACCAGTTCCCAACCGAATCATTACAGAAATTTTATCAGCAACGTTTTACCGTGAGCCAGCATAGTGATCGGATGGGGTATCGACTTTCGGGGGAAAAGGTTACTCCGCCAGAAACAGAACTGCTTAGCGAAGGAATTGCTTTAGGCGCGATTCAAGTCCCGCCAGACGGACAACCGATAATTTTGCTCAATGACCGTCAAACGATTGGAGGTTACCCCAAAATTGGGTGCGTTGCACGAATAGACTTACCAAGACTTGCCCAAGCAAAGCCTGGGCAAGAAATTCAATTTGTTAAAGGCGATTTGTTAGGATTACAAGACGCATGGTGCCAATGGGCTCGGTTCTTTGGTTACTAGCTCTGATGTTACGGTGTCCACTGCGCCAGCGAGTAGTGCCAACTCTTTAGGGTAAGAACGCTCAATAGCCAGCTCTAATGCTTTAGTTTCAACGTCTTGATAACTCAAAGCGAGCGCGGTGGGATGTGTATTCTCAATAGAGCTTTCTTTCGCTAAACAAAGCGACCAATGAGCCACCAGTTTTTTGGCAGCATCTAACGCCGACGACCCTTTGACCACTTCTACACGCGCATAGTTTTGTTCTTCAAACGTCACGTCTGTTGATCGTAAAGTCGCATCGCTTCCAGGGATTTGTTGCGCACCATAAAGTGGTTTCGATAACTTGGTAGCAGAGCCAAACGTTGGAATAAATTGTTCCATATGGCCGATAGCACGTGAGGTCCTTTCCATCGTCGCTTCATTGGACCACCCTTTAGCTAGCTTGCCTTTCAATCTTTCAGGCAAATTAGGCTGAGCAGATTCTGAGGTCGAAGAGACCAAGCCATCCTTGAATAGAGTGATATTTTCGGTCATGCCGTGCAGCTGAAAAACCCCATTGGCATAAGGCGTAAGTTGAGCCATTCCCTTTGCGGTGCCGCGGGGACCATGGAAAATAACCTCTGGCCACTGTTGATTGCAAGCTTCCCAATGAGTCATATAGGCTGCTTTAAACTCGACCATGCGATTTCGTTTATAACTGGCTTGATCATCGACGGTACCTGTTTGGTAGCCACACGCATTGACCAGGTGCTCAGCATACATTTGACGCTCTTGACCGTTAGAATCTTGATAAGTCAGAAGCCACATACCATCAATGAACTGTGTTCGAATTAATGTTGTGTTGGTTTTAACATCACACTTATCCATCTGTTCCAAAATTAAGCTAGCACTCGCCGCCAGCCTAAACACACTCCAACCGTATTCTTGTACTGAGATGACGGGGTATTTCAGTCGATCTAATTCGGCATTTTGTGCAAACGGTATCATCCAGTCATCAAGAGTTAAGGGGTGTTTGGGCTGCTTGCTAAGCGCCAATGTTTGAAGCTCTGCCTGACTGTAGGATTTAAAATATTGTTCAGGATTGCCAAGGACCTGATTACGGCTATCTTTCGCTACAAGCGTTTGGTAGCAACTTTTCACCAACTTTAACCGTTCAATAATATCATTAGGATTCCCATCATCGCTAAGAGGAGTCGCAATGACAGTAGGCCTACGATTGATGGTATGAGGAAAAAGTCTCACGGTGTTGATCGACTGCTCCAAGAGCTCTAAACACTGCTTAGAGGAGATCTCTCTATAAAGGTTACCTCCAGCATGGAGATGACAAATAGGAGGACCATTGACGAGACTCTCGCTTTTCTCAAGCAATGCTAAAGAGACACCAAGTTCAGCCAAATGAATAGCAACAGTTGACCCCGCTACACCGCCTCCAACAATGGCGACTTGAACGTAATTAGAGCGTTCAACCTCATTTTTCATAGTAAACACCAACTATTTAATTCACGCCGTATTTTAGTGGCTTTTAACCACTATTCAACCGCTATTTAACAGACATCATTGAACAAACACACTCATAATAAAAATGAATTATTTGCAAAAAAACACTTGACGCAATAAATGGCTAGCCCTTTTTTTTCGATTATGTGAATAACAATAATCCTTAACATTCCGTCCTAAAAGGGCTGTAACCAAACCACAGTTATCTACAGGCTAAGTTATCCAAAACTTTATCCACCGTTTTTGTGGATAACTGCCAAATACAGAGAATGAATGGTTAATTAATCTCTTTACTCATAGGGGTTAACAGAGTTTTAACCAAACTTCTGACCACCACGAAAAGTGTGCAAAAAGCGACCAGCGGCAAGACTATCCAAAGCATAAAATGCCAAGTTGGCGATAGATCAAAGCCAAACTTTAATATACTGGCCACCAACAACTCTGCGCCTAAACTCGCGACAATACCCGCTACCAATGCCATGAGGCCATATTCTGCCCAAATGGTACGTTTTATAAACTTCTGAGTCGCACCTAAAGTTCGGTACAAACGAAGCTCTTGCTGTCTTTGAGAAAGACTCAATTGCAGTAGCGTGAAAATCAACAATAAGCCCGCCAAACCACCCAGCCCAGCTAGTAAAGTAATCGCCCATACGAACTGTCTGAGTAGCTGCTCAATCTTACTGCCCACTTCCCTAATATCCATGAAGCTGACCGTTGGGTATTCACGAGATAAGCGTTGCATCAGCGAGTCATGCTCTGGTTCAATTCTAAAACTGATCAAGTAGCTCGCCATGTGATCGGCCATAAGATCTGAAGTGAAAATGAAATAGAAATTGGGTTTCATTTCGCGCCATTCTACTTTTCTGATTGAATTGACTTTGGCTTCGATGGTCTGTGCACTGATGGTGAACGTTAACGTATCGCCGATGTTAATACCTAAGTCCTGTGCGACTTCAGATTCCACTGAAACACCTCCGACGTTGCTCCACTCCCCTTCGAGCACTGGGTTGTAGTCGGGAATCGTATCTCCCCAGGTAAAATTCAGCTCTCTTCGAAGTGCATCACTCTTTTCTTCTGCTCCCTCAATTTCTTTGGCATCAATACCATTAATATGGGTCAACCTGCCACGAATAATCGGAAACGCTTGTGAACGCTCAACCTCATGCTGGTCCAATTGCTCTAAATAGCTTTCCCGATCTTGCTCAGATATATTCAATGAAAAGGCATTAGCCGCGTTCGCTGGTAGTGTCTTTTGCCAATCTTGCAATAGATCCGTTCTCACTAACCATAGTGTCGCCATTAGCATCAACGACAGGCCAAGAGCGCTGTATTGAAGCCCAGTCATGACGGGTGTTCTATGTATCCGGTTCAAAGCAAGTTTAAACGTTGCACCTAAGGGCAGTTTCGTCATCAGTTTGGTGATAGCAAGGCTGATAATTGCCAGGGTGACAATAACCCCAACAAGCCCACCGAACAGCATCCATACTAAGGTGTTACTCGCGTAATAACCGAGTAAGGGTAAAACCGGAATCGCGATTAACCCATAATAGCGACGCTTGAAAATGTGTTTACTCGCAGGTTGCATTGCTTGCGCAGCACTAATGTTAAACAAATTCAGCAGTGGCATGCCTAGTGCTGGTACCGCGATAAGCACACACGTCGCGACCGATAACAGATAGGGCGATAAACCGTATGAAGGAAGCTGCTCTGGTAAGATATCCACCAAAGGTAACCGAAGCAGGTATTCTAGGAGCATCCCAGCGCTGAAACCGAGCGCAATGGAAACCAGTAACAAAATACCGATTTGAAGTAATATCCATCGAGTGAGCCAACGCTTTGTGGCCCCCAGGCTTTTCAGCATAGCAATGGTGGTTCTTCGCGACGCCACATAACTTTGACAGGTTAAGACTAACGTTGCTGCTGCCATTAAAATCACAATCGCTACGCTGAGCGAGAGATATTGCGTTGTATTAATGAAGATATCGTTGGTTCGACTGGCTGTATTGGTGTCTTTCCAGCGTTCGCTAGCCGTCAGCGTTACTTGGCTTTTTAACTGCTCAAGTTCAGTTTCATCCCCGTTAATGTAGAGCTGATAACGCACCCGACTTCCGATTTGAATCGCACCGGTTTGAGCGATATCAGAATAGTGAATAAGCACTGTTGGCATTTGTTGAAAGGGATTAAACGACAGCCCTGGCTCTTCTTCTATTGTCCCGCTCACGATAAAATCAGCGTCACCGATAGCCAGTGAATCTCCTATAACAACATCAAGCTGAGTAAGAAGTCGCTTATCAAGCCAAAGTTCGTTTTTATTAACTTGCTGCGACTCCTGAATATCTGAAGCGAGCCTCATTGTTCCACGAAGTGGGTAATTCGACTCTAATGCTTTTACCGTAACAAGCTGCATTTGGGTATCGCTGAACGCCATGGTAGCAAAACGTGTCACGCGGCTTACCTCAATTGGCGCTTTTAATATCGCATCCTCTAATGATTGCGGAAGAGGATTAGAAGATTGAAACACTAAATCTGACGTGAGCGCATCTTTACCCTGTTTAACCACAACCTGTTCAATGCGTTCTGCGAGCGCAGACAGAGCAAAGACACACGCAATGATCAGAGAGAGTGAAAGAGCGATGGGCCAAAGCTGTCCATGACGTATTTCTTTGAGGCTCCAGTTGACAAGCCAAGTGGCTTTAGAAATGCCACGATCGGCTGTAGACACTTTATTCATACTGAATGACCTTGTGAATCGATGTCGTTTCCGCTCGGCACGCTCTGTTTGTTGGAGGCTTCCGCTTTTGAGAGATCCTGTGAACTCTGTTGCAAGCTGTTAGGCATTGGCTGGATAGAGCCAGACTGAACGTAAATGGTTCGATCGCACTGTTGAGCCAAAGAAAGATCGTGTGTCACAAGAATAAGCGTCGTGCCATGTTGCTTATTCATATCAAAAAGCAAATCAATCACTGTTGCCGCTGTTTTCTGATCCAGGTTACCCGTCGGTTCATCTGCAAATAAAATTTTAGGATTGATCATGAATGCCCTTGCCAGCGCGACGCGTTGCTGCTCACCACCTGATAGCTGAGAAGGTAAATGCTCCATGCGACTGGTTAGCCCTACTTGGCCCAACAACATTTCAGCCCTTTTTCTGTCTACTGAGCTTCCATTTAAAAGACAAGGCAATGTGACATTGTCGATCGCTGACAGCGTAGGCACCAATAAAAAGCTTTGAAATACAAAACCGATGTCATTGGCTCTCAATGAGGCTCGTTCGTCATCACTCATTTGACTGATCGATTTCCCAAGCAGCTCAATCGTGCCGCTTGTAGGAGTGTCGAGACCGGCTAAGAGCGTCATCAAGGTAGATTTCCCCGCACCGGATGTGCCGACGATCGCAATGCTTTCCCCTTCTTTGACATCCATATCAATATCGTTAAGGATGGTAAGAGACTCACGGTTATTTGAGATAACCTTTGATACTGACTTTGTACTAATAATGGATGTTTGCATGATTCGGCTATTTTCCTTAATTCTTATTGTTCTCTGTTCTAGCATTGCACACAGTAAAACGCTACTGGTTCTCGGCGACAGCTTAAGCGCTGGATATAACATGCCAGTTGAACAGGCTTGGCCTTCACTATTGGGTAATGCATTGGCTAACCATAATAAAACCATTGAAATCGTTAATGGAAGCGTTTCCGGTGATACTACGGGTAATGGCTTATCACGCCTACCTTTATTGCTGGAAGAGCATAACCCTAACTATGTTCTGATCGAACTTGGTGCTAATGATGGCTTGCGCGGGTTTCCACCCAATCTGATCTCTAATACGTTGACTGAACTCATAAAGATCACAAAAGATTCAGGGGCTCAGCCAATATTAATGCAAATCCGCATTCCACCCAATTATGGGAAGCGCTACAGCGATGCATTTTTTCAAATTTACCCAAACCTAGCTGAGCAAGAAAACATACCATTACTCCCTTTCTTTTTAGAGCAAGTCGTTATCAAACCAGAGTGGATGATGGAAGACGGTCTGCACCCTAAACCGGTTGCTCAGCCATGGATCGCAGAGTTTGTCGCTGAAAAAATATCGGTACATCTTTAATTTTAATGGTTTAGCTCAATTAAAACCTGCTTCAGCTGCGCTATTTTAGTGGCTTGCTGCTAGTAAGAGTCAATTTGTTTTAAAAGGCGCTAAAAATGATTATTAAACCCATTATTCAGGGCATGGTCGCTCGTTCTGCTCATCCACTTGGTTGTGAACAAGCCGTGCTCGATCAAATTGAATTTGTAAAAACAGCTAAGCCCATTCAACAGGGACCGAAACGTGTGCTCATTCTCGGCTCATCTTCGGGATTTGGGCTTGCATCCAGGATAGCCCTTTCATTTGGCGCATCAGAATCCGATACCATTGGTGTCTCATTAGAGCGCGGTCCAACGGCAAAAGGTGGGGCGACAGCAGGCTGGTATAACAACCACTATTTTAAGCACCACGCTGAGCAGGCAGGAAGAGTCGCCATCAACATTGAAGGCGATGCTTTTTCTGCTGAAACTCGCACCAAAGTCATTGAAGCCATTGAAACTTACTTTGAAGGCGAAGTCGATCTTGTCATATACAGTCTAGCAACAGGCGCCAGACCAAATCCCGACACTGGCGAGTTATGGCGCTCTGCGATTAAGCCCATTGGTCGCAGTATTAACAGCTCTCTCATTAGCCTTGAAACAGACGAATGGTCTGACGTGACCTTGCCACCGGCGACGGAGCAAGAAGCAGATGACACCATAAAAGTCATGGGCGGCGAAGATTGGGAAAGCTGGATTGATACCCTAATTAACGCTGAATCCATTGCCCAAGGCTGCAGAACCATCGCCTTTTCCTACGTTGGTCCAGAGATTACGCACCCATTGTATCTTGATGGAACTTTAGGGCGAGCCAAAATCGACTTGCATCAGACCAGTCATTCACTCAATTTGAAACTTGCCAATTTTTCCGGCGGTGCTTATGCGACGGTATGCAAAGCGCTAGTAACCAAAGCCAGTGTGTATATCCCAGGCTTAACACCGTACATGATAGCCTTGTACAAAGTGATGAAAGAGCGCAACCTTCATGAAGGCTGCATTGAACAAATGCAGCGTCTCTTTTGCGACAAACTGTACGGCGAACAACGCATTCCTCTTGATGGCGAACGATTATTGAGAATGGATGATTGGGAGCTGAAGACTCAAGTTCAACACGATGTTTCCCGCATACTGGAAGAAATGACACAAGATAACTTTAAGCAGATTGGA
Encoded here:
- the tesA gene encoding multifunctional acyl-CoA thioesterase I/protease I/lysophospholipase L1, which codes for MIRLFSLILIVLCSSIAHSKTLLVLGDSLSAGYNMPVEQAWPSLLGNALANHNKTIEIVNGSVSGDTTGNGLSRLPLLLEEHNPNYVLIELGANDGLRGFPPNLISNTLTELIKITKDSGAQPILMQIRIPPNYGKRYSDAFFQIYPNLAEQENIPLLPFFLEQVVIKPEWMMEDGLHPKPVAQPWIAEFVAEKISVHL
- the fabV gene encoding enoyl-ACP reductase FabV, coding for MIIKPIIQGMVARSAHPLGCEQAVLDQIEFVKTAKPIQQGPKRVLILGSSSGFGLASRIALSFGASESDTIGVSLERGPTAKGGATAGWYNNHYFKHHAEQAGRVAINIEGDAFSAETRTKVIEAIETYFEGEVDLVIYSLATGARPNPDTGELWRSAIKPIGRSINSSLISLETDEWSDVTLPPATEQEADDTIKVMGGEDWESWIDTLINAESIAQGCRTIAFSYVGPEITHPLYLDGTLGRAKIDLHQTSHSLNLKLANFSGGAYATVCKALVTKASVYIPGLTPYMIALYKVMKERNLHEGCIEQMQRLFCDKLYGEQRIPLDGERLLRMDDWELKTQVQHDVSRILEEMTQDNFKQIGDYQGFKSDFLKLNGFNFEKIDYTVPIDIELFITTSN
- a CDS encoding FtsX-like permease family protein gives rise to the protein MNKVSTADRGISKATWLVNWSLKEIRHGQLWPIALSLSLIIACVFALSALAERIEQVVVKQGKDALTSDLVFQSSNPLPQSLEDAILKAPIEVSRVTRFATMAFSDTQMQLVTVKALESNYPLRGTMRLASDIQESQQVNKNELWLDKRLLTQLDVVIGDSLAIGDADFIVSGTIEEEPGLSFNPFQQMPTVLIHYSDIAQTGAIQIGSRVRYQLYINGDETELEQLKSQVTLTASERWKDTNTASRTNDIFINTTQYLSLSVAIVILMAAATLVLTCQSYVASRRTTIAMLKSLGATKRWLTRWILLQIGILLLVSIALGFSAGMLLEYLLRLPLVDILPEQLPSYGLSPYLLSVATCVLIAVPALGMPLLNLFNISAAQAMQPASKHIFKRRYYGLIAIPVLPLLGYYASNTLVWMLFGGLVGVIVTLAIISLAITKLMTKLPLGATFKLALNRIHRTPVMTGLQYSALGLSLMLMATLWLVRTDLLQDWQKTLPANAANAFSLNISEQDRESYLEQLDQHEVERSQAFPIIRGRLTHINGIDAKEIEGAEEKSDALRRELNFTWGDTIPDYNPVLEGEWSNVGGVSVESEVAQDLGINIGDTLTFTISAQTIEAKVNSIRKVEWREMKPNFYFIFTSDLMADHMASYLISFRIEPEHDSLMQRLSREYPTVSFMDIREVGSKIEQLLRQFVWAITLLAGLGGLAGLLLIFTLLQLSLSQRQQELRLYRTLGATQKFIKRTIWAEYGLMALVAGIVASLGAELLVASILKFGFDLSPTWHFMLWIVLPLVAFCTLFVVVRSLVKTLLTPMSKEIN